TCCCAGGGTTTCTGGCAGATCCATCGTGATATTTTGCTGGCTTAATTTATCGACCTCCTCCAGGAAGGCTTTTGTCGCGGCGTCGTCAGTATCGTAATAAGCGCGAACCCAGGTCGAAACGTTATCCAGCGCCTGACGGTATGTTTCTTCCTGATGGCGTGGCACGGCCTGCGCGGCGACTAACAGGCGGGAGCGAATATTTTCGCGTAAATAGACGTCCTGGTTGGGTGCCAACAGCGGTACGGCGGTATCATCGCGGCGGCGAATGGTAATAAAGCTGTCCATAAAGTTCTGCCAGCTTTTTTGCAGGTTAACGCGCCATTCGCTTAACGAGCTGGACAGCTCGCTGCTGTCTGAATCCATCGGCGAACCATCGGTATCGTTATCCGCCAGACGCAGGTTATCGATTTGGTTAGAGAGCTGATTGAGCTTGAGAATAATGCCGTCGTAGTCGATCTGCGCAACGGATGACAGGCTGGCGATATCGTCAGTAATCGCGCGTCGTGCGGTAATCAGGCTGGGGTCATTCATGTCCGCCAGACTGGCGTCAGCGCTTTTGAGCAGCGCAGCGGCGGTAGTGACGTCCTGATCGCTCCACAGCTTGCGTCCGGCGAGTTTCACCAGGAAATCAGCCTGCGCCAGCAGCCAGGTTTTAGCATCGCTGCCGGAAATAGTGGCGACTTTTTGTTGTACTTCATCAAGCTGTTTCGCCAGCGCCGCCTGTTGGCGATTCGCGTCATCTAACTGCGCCGCTTGTTTTTTGATAATCCCTTCCAGCTCCGCTTTTTGGCTCTCCTGCGCCTTTTGCAAGGCGGTCAGTTGCGTCGCCAGCGCATCGCTGGTTTCCGTTTGCGCGGTTGCTTGCTGTTTCCCCCAGCCATAAAGCCCAATACCTGCCGCCAGGGCAATCGCAATCGCCACCGCGCTTAATACCAGCGCGGCGCCGTTCTTACTTTTTTTCTCGGTATTAACTGGCTGTGGCGTGGTTTCCACGCTCTCCCTGGTCTCATCAACCACGGCGGAGGATTTTTCTTGTTCCGTCATTATGGCATCCCATTATGAGAGTTATTGTAATGCGCGCAACAGCGCATCGTTGTCGGCGTTATCAGCGACCTTAATATCTTGCCAGCCCAGTTCCCGGGCGAGGTGCGCCAGACGCTCACTGACGACCAATAGCCGACAGCGTAGTAACCAGTGCTCACGATACCACTGGGGAGTCAGCGACCAGAGCCGTTGCAACATCTCGCCGCTGGTAACAACAAGCGTTGTTACGCCGCGAGTATGCCAGCGCATCGCTTCTTCCGCGCCATCGTAATGTTTCGCACATCGTTGATAACATTCACAAAAACTGACT
This DNA window, taken from Salmonella enterica subsp. enterica serovar Typhimurium str. LT2, encodes the following:
- the hemX gene encoding uroporphyrinogen III methylase (similar to E. coli uroporphyrinogen III methylase (AAC76806.1); Blastp hit to AAC76806.1 (393 aa), 87% identity in aa 1 - 393); the encoded protein is MTEQEKSSAVVDETRESVETTPQPVNTEKKSKNGAALVLSAVAIAIALAAGIGLYGWGKQQATAQTETSDALATQLTALQKAQESQKAELEGIIKKQAAQLDDANRQQAALAKQLDEVQQKVATISGSDAKTWLLAQADFLVKLAGRKLWSDQDVTTAAALLKSADASLADMNDPSLITARRAITDDIASLSSVAQIDYDGIILKLNQLSNQIDNLRLADNDTDGSPMDSDSSELSSSLSEWRVNLQKSWQNFMDSFITIRRRDDTAVPLLAPNQDVYLRENIRSRLLVAAQAVPRHQEETYRQALDNVSTWVRAYYDTDDAATKAFLEEVDKLSQQNITMDLPETLGSQAILEKLMQTRVRNLLAQPTVSTAAPATQTDAPAAAPQGE